Proteins encoded within one genomic window of Rhizobium favelukesii:
- the istB gene encoding IS21-like element helper ATPase IstB, with product MLAHPTLDKLNAMGLTGMAKAFNELVANGETEHLSHAEWLGLLLEREWSSRYDRKLAARLRFAKLRHQATPEDVDYRSERGLDRALFMKLLGGDWINAHDNLAICGPSGVGKSWLACALGHKACRDDRSVLYQRVPRLFSQLALARGDGRYARLQRTLGHVQLLILDDWGLEPLNEQARHDLLEILEDRYGRRSTIITSQLPVSAWHGVIGDPTYADAILDRLVHNAHRIELSGDSLRRNLSRKA from the coding sequence ATGCTTGCTCATCCAACTCTGGATAAATTGAACGCCATGGGCCTGACCGGCATGGCAAAGGCCTTTAACGAACTCGTTGCCAACGGCGAAACCGAACATCTCTCACACGCCGAATGGCTCGGATTGCTGCTCGAACGGGAGTGGAGTTCCCGTTACGATCGCAAGCTTGCAGCACGTCTCAGGTTTGCCAAGCTGCGCCACCAAGCCACTCCGGAAGATGTCGATTATCGCAGCGAGCGCGGCCTTGACCGCGCTCTCTTCATGAAGCTGCTCGGTGGCGACTGGATCAACGCGCATGACAATCTGGCAATCTGCGGGCCCTCGGGCGTCGGAAAGAGTTGGTTGGCGTGCGCTCTCGGCCATAAGGCTTGCCGAGACGATCGATCAGTTCTCTATCAACGTGTCCCACGATTGTTCTCCCAGCTTGCGCTCGCGCGTGGTGACGGCAGGTATGCCCGGCTGCAACGGACCTTGGGCCATGTTCAGCTTTTGATACTGGACGATTGGGGCCTCGAACCGCTCAACGAACAGGCCCGTCATGACCTGCTCGAAATCCTCGAAGACCGCTACGGCCGTCGATCAACGATCATTACCAGCCAACTCCCCGTATCCGCCTGGCACGGCGTCATCGGTGATCCAACCTATGCCGATGCCATACTCGACAGGTTGGTCCACAATGCCCATCGCATCGAACTAAGCGGAGATAGTCTGCGCCGAAATCTGTCGCGCAAAGCTTGA